One Williamwhitmania taraxaci genomic window, AATCCCGCCAGTGGAGTTCATGAGGTCGATGGGATTTCGGGCGGAACACTTACTAGCAAGGGGTTGGAAGCTATGATTGCGAACAGTCTTAGGCCTTACCAACTTTATTTTCAGAAAAATAAAAAGAACTAGCCATGAGTCAAAAAGAATCGCTTTTTTCAGCAAAAAACGTAAAACTGCTGACAGATCCACTTAACTCTGGAAACCCTGTTTCTGTTCTAGTGCTAGGTATTTGTTCGGCTCTTGCGGTTACCGTAAAAATGAAGCCAGCCTTAGTTATGGCTGTTTCAGTTATGGTTGTTACTGCATTTTCCAACCTCATTATTTCGTATATGAGGAACACCATACCCTCACGCATCCGTATTATTGTTCAACTGGTGGTTGTGGCGGCATTGGTAATCTTGGTCGATCAAGTTCTAAAGGCCTTTGTTTACGATGTAAGCAAGCAACTTTCTGTGTTTGTGGGCCTTATTATCACCAACTGTATAATTATGGGCCGACTCGAGGCCTTTGCCCTTGGAAATAAACCTTGGCCTTCGTTTCTCGATGGAATTGGGAATGGGGCCGGATATGGTCTTATTTTAATTGTAGTTTCATTTTTTCGGGAGTTGTTTGGTTCTGGTTCCATTTGGGGATACAACGTTATCCCTGCGTCCATACTTACAAAGAATGGTGGCTTCTATGAAAATAACGGTATGATGATCCTTCCTCCAATGGCACTTATACTGCTCGGAGTTATTATATGGGTTCATCGCTCCTTTAATCGAAGCCTAATTGAGAAAAAATAATTCCATCTAACCAATTGAGATATGGAACATTTGTTTAGCATATTCGTCAAGTCTATATTTATCGACAACATGATTTTCGCATACTTCTTAGGTATGTGCTCCTATCTTGCTGTGTCGAAAACTGTGAAAACGGCTACCGGGTTAGGGGTGGCGGTTGTCTTTGTACAAGTAATAACCGTTCCGGTTAATTACCTCTTAAATAAGTATCTGTTAACTGCAGGTGCCCTTAGTTGGCTGGGGCCGGGTTACGAAACCATTGACCTAAGTTTCCTTAGCTTTATCATGTTTATTGCTGTAATCGCATCCATGGTTCAACTCGTTGAAATGTTAGTCGAAAAGTTTTCGCCATCGCTCTATAATCAGTTGGGGATTTTTCTTCCACTTATTGCCGTTAACTGTGCGATTTTGGGGGGCTCACTTTTTATGCAAGAGCGCGATTATGGAACATTAGGAGAAGCAAGCGTTTTTGCTCTAGGATCTGGGTTGGGTTGGGCTTTGGCAATTATTAGCTTAGCTGCCATTCGGGAGAAACTAAAATACTCCAATGTGCCTGAACCACTTCGCGGACTTGGGATCACCTTTATTGTTACCGGGCTTATGGGTATTGCATTTATGAGCTTTATGGGTATTCAGTTGTAATTGAAAAATACAGACACAATGATGCTTTTAAAAATTGATGCCATTGTAGTTGAGTCCGGCGTGGTGATATTCCTGCTGGTTACCTTGGCTCTAGTTTCGATACTGCTCTACGCAAAGTCGAAGCTAACCACTACAGGTAATGTGAAACTTACCATCAACGATGAGAAGGAACTCGAGGTAGAGTCCGGATCATCGGTACTAAGCACACTTGGCAGTAATGGAATATTTCTTCCTTCGGCATGTGGGGGTGGAGGTACTTGTGGTATGTGTAAATGCCAAGTTGTTGAGGGGGGCGGGAGTATCCTTCCTACTGAAACCTCCTTCTTTACACGGAAGCAACAACAGAACCATTGGCGGTTAGGCTGCCAAGTGAAAATTCGTGAGGATATGAAGATTCATGTTCCCGAAGAAGTGCTTGGAATAAAAAAATGGGAGTGTGAGGTTGTTTCCAATCGCAATGTGGCTACCTTTATTAAGGAGTTTGTCGTGAAATTGCCCGAAGGCGAGCGACTCGATTTTCGTTCGGGTGGGTATGTTCAAATTGACGTACCAAAGTATGATCTTATCGAGTTCAATCAGTTCGACATAGAAGCAGAATACCGTGAAGATTGGGATAAGCTTAAGATGTGGGATTTAAAGACTAAAAATTCCGAGGAAACTTTCCGCGCTTACTCCATGGCCAATCATCCAGCCGAAGGTAATATTGTAATGCTCAATATTCGTATTGCTACTCCACCATGGGATCGGCCAAAAGGTGCTTTCTTGAATGTGAATCCCGGTATTTGCTCCAGCTTTATTTTCTCGCGAAAGCCGGGCGACAAGGTTACCCTTTCGGGCCCATATGGGGAGTTCTTCATTAAAGATACCAACAATGAGATGATGTTTATTGGCGGTGGTGCCGGTATGGCCCCAATGCGGTCGCATATATTCCACCTCTTCAATACATTGAGAACTGGAAGAAAGGCAACTTTTTGGTATGGTGCGCGTTCGAAACGTGAAATTTTCTACGAGGAGGAATTTCGCGCCATCGAAAAGGAATTTCCGAATTTTACATTTCATATTGCTCTATCGGAGCCAAAGAAGGAGGATAACTGGACTGGCCCTGTCGGATTCATCCATCAGGTGATTTATAAGGACTACCTCTCGCTACAAGAGTCTCCTGAGGATATTGAATATTACCTCTGTGGTCCTCCTATGATGAACGATGCCATTCAGAAAATGCTTTACGATTTGGGCGTTCCCGATGAAATGATTGCATATGACGATTTTGGAGGCTAACTCCAATCCACTTGGGCTGGGATTCTTCCCGGCCCAAGTTTTTTAGTAACTTATCGTAACTACCGCGTTCAAATACTTTACCTTTGCACGAAATCCACGGAGTGCAATTTCTACAATTGCCCGAATTGTTGGCAGTTGGCAACTAACACTGTTTACTATGAAGCGATTTATTATGCTTGCCGCTATTGGGCTAACTCTATTTTCCTGTCAACAACCAAAGCACTACATTTCTATAAATGGCTTTGCTCAGGGAACTACCTACTCTATTACCTATCAAGCCGATTCTAATTTTAATTATCAGCGCGAAATTGATTCTCTATTGGCTGATTTTGATACCTCCTGCTCCATTTATAACGCCAACTCTATTGTTTCGCGTATCAATAGTAACGATACAACCGTTCGTGCCGACAAACATTTTACTGCGGTTTTTAACCTTTCTCGTATGGTATGGGAGAAAAGCAATGGGGCCTTTGATATTACTATCGGTCCCTTGGCCGAAGCGTGGGGTTTTGGATTCAAAAACAAGGTTAAGCTCGATAGCGCCATGGTTGACAGCCTAAAGGCTTTGGTGGGAATGGAGAAGATTCGTTTGGAGAATGGCAGTCTTATTAAGGCCGACCCGAGAATGTTTATCAACCTTAACGCCGTAGCTCAGGGTTACTCATCCGATGTTGTTGCTGAGTTCCTCGAAAGCAAACAGATAATGAACTACATGGTAGAGATTGGAGGGGAGATTCGCACCAATGGTCTTAATTCAAAAGGAAAGGAGTGGGTTATTGGAGTCGATAAACCAGTAGATAATGCAATCCCTGGTGAAACTTTCCAATTCCTTTTGGCCCTATCTGGGAAATCGGTGGCTACTTCTGGAAACTACCGCAAGTTCTACGAAGAGAATGGTGTTAAATATGCGCATACAATTGACCCTAAGAGTGGATTTCCTGTAAGACACACTTTGCTCTGCGCTACCGTTATTGCCGACGATTGTGGTACTGCCGATGCTTTTGCCACTGCATTTATGGTTGTAGGTATCGATAAAGCAAGAGATATGATATCCACGTTGAAGGGTGTCGATGCAATTTTTGTTTACACCGATGCTCAAGGTGTTTATAAAACACTAGCAACCGAAGGAGCAAAAAAATTTATTATTGAGGAGGATTAGGCTTCTTAGTCGTTATCTCTTATTTAATGCTTGTTGCAGGGCTATCTGCAACCCATTTTAATCATCACACCTAAGTATTTAGAATGAAAAATTCTTTGATTGTGCTAGCACTTCTGCTACTCGTCGGCTGTAATCAGCAACGATCAGTAGTTGGATTGCCTAGACATAAGGCGGTAGAGCGCATTAAAATTGGGATGCCATTGCAGAAGGCTGTTGAGAAGGCAAGTGGTAAGGGGATTGTTGTTGAAAAGGCAATAATTCCTGCCTATGAAGGTGAACCTGCTCAAGTTGAGTATCGTGCTTTTGAGGGGAAGAAACTGCTTTATACCTTTAATGCCGGACCAAATGGAGCGTCCCTCAATACGGTCTTTCGAATTGTAATATACGATCCAAAATACACAACTCCAGAGGGAATAAGTGTAGGTAATACCGTGAAAGATTTGCGCAAATCCAGCAAACTTAAGGCTGCCGATTTCAACCAAGATGATGGTCTCTACATAACTGCAAGTTCATTCGATGGTGGTTTTCTTTTGAATCTTGATACAAGCAAAGACTATAGTGGCTTTGACTATGTGAAGCCAACAGTGGCTTCGCTTCCCAATGAATTAACTGTTAAGGCTATTGTGCTGTTTTAGGATTTGGTGATATAGACAATTTAAGAGGCGGCATTTTTGCCGCCTCTTTTGCTATATAAACAAGGTGATGTAGTCTCTTCTTCTGGATATAGACTGTCTCGCGTATTGTCTGATTTTATTAACTTCTTCCATGATTTGAATTTTTGAAACCGGTAATTATTTCAAAAAAACACCGTTCGTCAAAAAAATAATTGCAGAATGTCTTGGTGTTTTCAAAAATTGTCATAAATTGTATCACGATTTTCTTGAAAAATGCGACGAATACTCAATGAAATCGGCCGTTTCTTAAAAAAATGATTATCTCCACTCTGAAACCCTAAAGAATATCACTATAACTATTTCTTTTTTTTTAATACCCAAAAACCCTAATTTCTAACCTAACAACTTAAGACAATGAGAAAAATTCTATTGCTTAGCCTTTGCTTCTTATTAGCAGGCATGATGTTTAACCAAGCATGGGCAGTTCCTGCTTATCCAAAGCCTGTGAAATTCACTCAAGCCGACGGCACAACTGTAACCTTGATTATGCGTGGTGATGAGAACAGTAAGTGGGCTCAAACTACTGATGGTTATACTCTTTTGTATAACGCCAAGGGTGAATTTGAGTATGCCGTTATCGATAGCAAAGGCGACGCTATTCCTTCAGGCGTCAAGGCAAGTGATGTTGCTCGCCGCAAGAGCAATGAGGTAGCCCTTTTACAGAACACTCAAAAGGGTATCGGTTTCAGCGAAAGTCAAGTCGGTCTTATTAAGCAAATTAAGCAGATACGTGCTAAGCAAAATGCACAGCAGCGTGCTTTCCCAACAACGGGCGCTCGCAAGTTGATCTGTATCTTGATGGGCTTTAAGGACAAGGCCTTTACCAAAACCCAATCCGACATCAACAACCTTTTCAACCAAGTTGGTTACTCGGCTGGTGGTGCTACTGGTTCTGTAAAAGATTATTACAACGAAAACTCCTGGAATCAGTTTAACCTTACAGTTACCGTTGCAGGTCCTTATACTGCTGCAAATAATTTAAGCTACTACGGGTCCAATGATGCAAGTGGTAATGATATGTATCCTCGCGAACTTGTAACTGAAGGCGTTAATGCAGCTGATGCATCTGTAAATTTCGCCGATTTTGACAACGACGGCGATGGTGCAGTTGATGGTGTTTACGTTTTATTTGCCGGTTATGGCGAAGAGGCTGGTGCCGCTGCAAACTGTATTTGGTCGCACGCATGGAATATTCCAACAGTTACTAAGGATGGAAAAACCATTAGCAAGTATTCTTGTTCACCAGAGTTAATGGGATCAAGCGGAACTACCCTTACTGGCATTGGCGTTATTTGCCATGAGTTTGGTCACGTTTTAGGCGCACCTGATTACTATGATACAAACTATGCTACTGGAGGTCAATTTGACGGTACTGGTGATTGGGATATGAT contains:
- a CDS encoding FAD:protein FMN transferase, with the protein product MKRFIMLAAIGLTLFSCQQPKHYISINGFAQGTTYSITYQADSNFNYQREIDSLLADFDTSCSIYNANSIVSRINSNDTTVRADKHFTAVFNLSRMVWEKSNGAFDITIGPLAEAWGFGFKNKVKLDSAMVDSLKALVGMEKIRLENGSLIKADPRMFINLNAVAQGYSSDVVAEFLESKQIMNYMVEIGGEIRTNGLNSKGKEWVIGVDKPVDNAIPGETFQFLLALSGKSVATSGNYRKFYEENGVKYAHTIDPKSGFPVRHTLLCATVIADDCGTADAFATAFMVVGIDKARDMISTLKGVDAIFVYTDAQGVYKTLATEGAKKFIIEED
- a CDS encoding NADH:ubiquinone reductase (Na(+)-transporting) subunit D; translation: MSQKESLFSAKNVKLLTDPLNSGNPVSVLVLGICSALAVTVKMKPALVMAVSVMVVTAFSNLIISYMRNTIPSRIRIIVQLVVVAALVILVDQVLKAFVYDVSKQLSVFVGLIITNCIIMGRLEAFALGNKPWPSFLDGIGNGAGYGLILIVVSFFRELFGSGSIWGYNVIPASILTKNGGFYENNGMMILPPMALILLGVIIWVHRSFNRSLIEKK
- the nqrE gene encoding NADH:ubiquinone reductase (Na(+)-transporting) subunit E, with translation MEHLFSIFVKSIFIDNMIFAYFLGMCSYLAVSKTVKTATGLGVAVVFVQVITVPVNYLLNKYLLTAGALSWLGPGYETIDLSFLSFIMFIAVIASMVQLVEMLVEKFSPSLYNQLGIFLPLIAVNCAILGGSLFMQERDYGTLGEASVFALGSGLGWALAIISLAAIREKLKYSNVPEPLRGLGITFIVTGLMGIAFMSFMGIQL
- the nqrF gene encoding NADH:ubiquinone reductase (Na(+)-transporting) subunit F, which gives rise to MMLLKIDAIVVESGVVIFLLVTLALVSILLYAKSKLTTTGNVKLTINDEKELEVESGSSVLSTLGSNGIFLPSACGGGGTCGMCKCQVVEGGGSILPTETSFFTRKQQQNHWRLGCQVKIREDMKIHVPEEVLGIKKWECEVVSNRNVATFIKEFVVKLPEGERLDFRSGGYVQIDVPKYDLIEFNQFDIEAEYREDWDKLKMWDLKTKNSEETFRAYSMANHPAEGNIVMLNIRIATPPWDRPKGAFLNVNPGICSSFIFSRKPGDKVTLSGPYGEFFIKDTNNEMMFIGGGAGMAPMRSHIFHLFNTLRTGRKATFWYGARSKREIFYEEEFRAIEKEFPNFTFHIALSEPKKEDNWTGPVGFIHQVIYKDYLSLQESPEDIEYYLCGPPMMNDAIQKMLYDLGVPDEMIAYDDFGG